The following coding sequences lie in one Lentilactobacillus sp. SPB1-3 genomic window:
- a CDS encoding TetR/AcrR family transcriptional regulator: MKKKDMNKQTIIQDAVAKIILTEGAVSVSTTKVAKLAHIAQSNVYLYFKDKQALLDSVYNRERDRIINTTDIAELRNHDIDIENRIRYYIEQVYDYSLTNPDSMNLIEQIKFLMGEDDGLVISDSPNDIVHELLQEAMDNQVIKKLPINFHMGIVFSTIHRHTNNIIENKYSKSEYKFETIYQFIWDAMRIN; the protein is encoded by the coding sequence ATGAAGAAAAAAGATATGAACAAGCAAACTATTATTCAAGATGCAGTTGCTAAAATCATTTTAACTGAAGGAGCCGTTAGCGTTTCGACGACTAAAGTAGCCAAGTTGGCTCACATTGCTCAATCCAACGTTTATTTATATTTTAAAGATAAGCAGGCATTATTGGACAGTGTGTATAACAGAGAAAGGGATCGCATTATCAATACTACAGATATTGCTGAATTAAGAAACCACGATATCGATATTGAAAATAGAATTAGATATTACATTGAACAAGTTTATGATTATTCACTAACCAATCCTGACAGCATGAATTTGATTGAACAAATAAAGTTTTTGATGGGTGAAGATGATGGATTAGTCATTAGTGATTCACCGAACGATATCGTTCATGAGTTATTACAGGAAGCTATGGATAATCAAGTAATCAAGAAGTTACCAATTAATTTTCATATGGGAATCGTATTTTCAACGATTCATCGACATACTAATAACATCATTGAAAATAAATATTCTAAATCAGAATATAAATTTGAAACCATTTATCAATTTATTTGGGATGCAATGCGGATTAATTAG
- a CDS encoding type 1 glutamine amidotransferase domain-containing protein, translating into MKKVLIVETNVTRYAGTHDATGLWLGEATEFAEELQKEGIEVDYVSPKGGFVPLDPRSMKYVDESIMEFYETSDFKNRALSQTMRPSEINPDDYFAIYYAGGHGVMWDFPDNQELQSIAMAIYHQNGYVTSVCHGVAGLLNIKDNNNDYLISGKTITGFTKSEELLAGKRSVVPFFNKDEAEKRGATFQQKRAYKDFAIQDGHVITGQNPFSARSVAKLLIKNIK; encoded by the coding sequence ATGAAAAAAGTATTAATCGTGGAAACAAATGTAACTAGATACGCTGGCACACATGACGCTACTGGACTTTGGCTGGGAGAGGCCACTGAATTTGCTGAAGAGTTACAAAAGGAAGGCATTGAGGTGGATTATGTTAGTCCAAAGGGTGGTTTTGTGCCGCTTGATCCCCGAAGTATGAAGTACGTTGATGAATCAATTATGGAGTTTTATGAAACTTCCGACTTTAAGAATCGTGCTCTTAGTCAGACCATGAGACCCAGTGAGATTAATCCAGATGACTACTTCGCAATTTATTATGCGGGTGGGCACGGTGTGATGTGGGATTTCCCAGATAATCAAGAATTACAATCAATTGCGATGGCCATATATCATCAAAATGGTTATGTGACATCAGTTTGCCATGGAGTTGCCGGCCTATTGAATATCAAAGATAACAATAATGATTATTTGATCTCAGGTAAAACAATTACAGGATTTACCAAGAGTGAAGAGCTGTTAGCAGGTAAACGGTCGGTCGTCCCATTTTTTAACAAGGACGAAGCTGAAAAACGCGGAGCAACTTTTCAACAAAAACGGGCATATAAGGACTTCGCCATTCAAGATGGACATGTCATTACTGGTCAAAATCCGTTTTCTGCGCGTTCCGTTGCTAAGTTATTGATTAAAAACATTAAGTAA
- a CDS encoding heavy-metal-associated domain-containing protein — translation MSKKVIMQLDTLTCPSCMTKIDQSLRKQSGVEDVKVLFNASKIKATINDETNGDNLVKAVTSLGYNVKTMKEKGE, via the coding sequence ATGTCAAAAAAAGTAATTATGCAACTCGATACCTTAACTTGCCCTAGCTGTATGACTAAAATTGATCAATCGCTTCGAAAACAGTCTGGTGTGGAAGATGTCAAAGTATTGTTCAATGCAAGCAAAATCAAGGCGACCATCAATGATGAAACTAATGGCGATAATCTGGTTAAGGCCGTTACTAGTCTTGGCTATAACGTTAAAACTATGAAAGAAAAAGGTGAATAA
- a CDS encoding heavy metal translocating P-type ATPase, giving the protein MAKLLNQFNKYWTQLTLWSAILLLLGFGFRVAGLTLITNTLFAIVTIIAGLPTILRAISALNARVISIELLVSIAVIGAVIIQEFEESAVVTFLFILGNFLEQRTLNRTHKSIKELTESAPKTALLLNDNTEPKSIDVDEIEVDDKILVRVGDQVPVDGNILTGSTLLDEATVTGESISTQKQPGDAVYMGTTNQEATITVKATRVGEDTTFGKIIELVEDAQDNQAPAAKFIDKFAKYYTPAVLIIAAMIFLFFKDFRLAITFLVLGCPGALVIGAPVSNVAGIGRGAQSKILVKGGSVMDELNNIDTLLFDKTGTITTGHPSVSQLYQYDDHENWLLIASQMEQTSTHPLGTAIVKYAQQSTDNINQSLDTKTINGVGITAEYNQQTIWLGSPTVLETSHVILTDEQTKQLRGLQESGNSIVLMMADQTLVIMFGIIDQLRPGVKDVLNALRRYGIKKFAMLTGDNKKNAKQIGKLIQVDDVRAELMPTDKVGILESEQANGREVLFIGDGINDAPAIAKANVGIAMGSGTDTAIETSDVVLIDSDFDNIFKAKKLARITINNMRQNIVIAIATVLVLLVGLLTNYVDMATGMFVHEASILVVILNATRILKIKL; this is encoded by the coding sequence ATGGCTAAACTACTTAATCAATTTAATAAGTATTGGACGCAATTAACCTTATGGTCTGCAATACTGTTGCTCCTTGGATTTGGATTTCGGGTTGCGGGACTAACCTTGATTACGAATACTTTATTTGCCATCGTCACCATCATTGCTGGATTACCCACAATTCTCCGCGCCATCTCGGCCCTTAATGCTAGAGTAATCAGTATTGAGCTCTTGGTTTCAATTGCTGTAATTGGCGCAGTAATTATTCAAGAATTTGAAGAGTCTGCAGTTGTCACCTTCTTATTCATCTTGGGGAATTTCCTCGAACAACGAACTTTAAACCGGACTCACAAATCAATTAAGGAATTAACTGAAAGTGCTCCTAAAACCGCCCTATTGTTAAATGATAATACTGAACCTAAATCAATCGACGTTGACGAGATTGAAGTTGATGATAAGATCCTAGTGCGAGTTGGCGATCAAGTCCCTGTCGACGGTAATATTTTAACCGGGTCAACTTTATTGGATGAAGCCACCGTCACTGGTGAATCGATTAGTACGCAAAAACAGCCTGGCGATGCGGTCTACATGGGAACTACTAATCAGGAGGCCACAATTACCGTTAAGGCTACTAGAGTCGGCGAAGACACAACCTTCGGTAAAATCATTGAACTAGTGGAAGATGCTCAAGATAATCAAGCTCCCGCCGCTAAGTTCATTGATAAGTTTGCGAAATACTACACTCCTGCTGTTTTGATTATCGCTGCGATGATCTTTTTATTCTTTAAAGATTTTCGACTAGCCATTACGTTTTTAGTTCTCGGCTGTCCGGGAGCATTAGTAATTGGCGCGCCAGTCTCTAACGTTGCTGGGATTGGTCGTGGCGCCCAAAGTAAGATATTAGTTAAGGGTGGTAGCGTGATGGATGAGCTAAATAATATCGACACGCTGTTGTTTGACAAGACCGGTACGATTACGACTGGCCATCCCAGCGTTAGTCAACTTTATCAATATGATGATCATGAAAACTGGTTGCTAATTGCCAGCCAAATGGAACAAACTTCCACCCATCCATTAGGAACAGCAATTGTTAAATACGCCCAACAATCAACTGATAATATTAACCAATCGTTAGATACTAAAACCATCAATGGTGTTGGAATTACTGCTGAATATAATCAGCAAACCATCTGGTTAGGCAGTCCAACCGTCTTAGAAACTAGCCACGTGATCTTAACCGACGAGCAAACTAAACAACTAAGAGGTCTACAAGAATCTGGCAATTCAATTGTCCTAATGATGGCTGACCAAACATTAGTAATAATGTTTGGGATTATTGATCAGCTCCGCCCTGGAGTTAAGGATGTTTTAAATGCTTTACGCAGATACGGAATCAAAAAATTTGCAATGCTAACTGGTGATAACAAAAAAAACGCCAAGCAGATTGGTAAATTGATTCAGGTCGACGATGTTCGGGCAGAGCTAATGCCCACTGATAAAGTAGGCATACTAGAGTCAGAGCAAGCCAATGGCCGCGAGGTTCTGTTTATTGGTGATGGAATTAACGATGCCCCTGCCATTGCCAAAGCCAACGTCGGAATTGCTATGGGTAGTGGAACTGATACCGCAATTGAAACCTCTGATGTGGTATTAATCGATTCGGACTTTGATAACATTTTTAAAGCAAAAAAATTAGCTCGAATAACTATTAACAACATGCGACAAAATATCGTCATTGCAATCGCCACTGTGTTAGTCTTACTTGTCGGATTACTCACCAATTATGTTGATATGGCAACAGGTATGTTCGTCCATGAGGCTAGTATTTTAGTAGTTATCTTAAATGCAACGCGTATTTTAAAAATAAAATTATAG
- a CDS encoding Crp/Fnr family transcriptional regulator: protein MDEISKHHCVSLVPIFKNLDENQAQSIEAIVNHRRYEAGEFLYQQGKPINELSIIASGQAKVIQTTSDGKEQLLYLLQAGDINGEAALISKLTHTSAAKVLMPTTVCSINRDEFQKILLTMPQLSVNVLDVLGTRLSNLEENTTSTNTEHVDVRLASYLEDTAASIGENPFTLPITQADLASLLGTTPETISRIFAKWEKQSFIERKSRRKLKIIDLDSVI, encoded by the coding sequence ATGGATGAAATTTCTAAGCATCACTGCGTTTCGTTAGTGCCAATTTTTAAAAATTTAGATGAAAATCAAGCGCAATCAATTGAAGCAATTGTTAATCACCGTCGTTATGAAGCTGGTGAATTTCTGTATCAGCAGGGTAAGCCAATAAACGAGCTGTCAATTATTGCAAGTGGCCAAGCAAAGGTCATTCAAACAACGTCCGATGGTAAAGAGCAATTGTTATACCTGTTACAGGCTGGCGACATTAATGGTGAGGCAGCTTTAATTAGTAAGTTAACTCACACTTCTGCTGCCAAAGTTTTGATGCCAACGACTGTTTGTTCAATCAATCGGGATGAATTTCAAAAAATATTACTGACGATGCCGCAACTAAGTGTCAATGTGTTGGATGTATTGGGTACTCGATTAAGTAACTTAGAAGAAAATACAACTTCGACTAATACCGAGCATGTTGATGTCCGGTTAGCAAGCTATCTAGAGGATACTGCCGCAAGCATTGGTGAGAATCCATTTACGTTGCCAATTACGCAGGCAGATTTAGCTTCATTATTAGGTACTACACCTGAAACAATTAGTCGAATTTTTGCAAAATGGGAAAAGCAATCATTTATTGAGCGGAAATCTCGGCGTAAATTAAAAATCATTGATTTAGATTCGGTGATTTAA
- a CDS encoding ArsR/SmtB family transcription factor yields MQDLSVIQSKLTNLSDFLVALGDEKRQAILIELMAAENGIEGLRVTDLTEATNLSRPAISHHIKILMQAKLIERRSEGTKNYYYLSHDLTQINQLQDLISNVKTIIKESGRE; encoded by the coding sequence ATGCAAGACTTAAGTGTAATTCAATCTAAACTAACTAATTTAAGTGACTTTTTGGTTGCATTAGGCGATGAGAAACGCCAAGCAATTTTGATCGAATTGATGGCCGCAGAAAATGGTATTGAGGGTTTAAGAGTCACTGACCTAACTGAGGCGACTAATCTTTCACGGCCGGCAATTTCCCATCATATTAAGATTTTGATGCAAGCCAAATTAATTGAAAGACGCAGTGAAGGTACTAAGAATTACTATTATCTGTCGCATGATCTTACCCAAATCAATCAATTACAGGACCTGATCAGTAACGTAAAGACAATCATCAAGGAGAGTGGCCGAGAATGA
- a CDS encoding pyridoxamine 5'-phosphate oxidase family protein, giving the protein MAVLTDDMKKLIADSFAFIATVDENGNPQVGPKGTMRIFDDEHLIYNEQTGHQAWHNLQENHKIAVAFHPHPGMKGIRVEGRAVIHQGDQIHTDAQAYATENKLPDVIAAIVISIDRIVSLDAGPNAGIEIINDPVK; this is encoded by the coding sequence ATGGCAGTTTTAACTGATGATATGAAAAAATTAATCGCTGATTCATTTGCGTTCATTGCAACGGTTGACGAGAATGGTAACCCCCAGGTTGGTCCTAAGGGAACCATGCGTATCTTTGATGATGAACACTTGATCTACAACGAACAGACTGGTCATCAAGCATGGCACAATTTACAAGAAAATCACAAAATCGCAGTTGCTTTTCACCCACATCCAGGAATGAAGGGGATCCGTGTTGAAGGTCGAGCAGTTATTCATCAAGGAGACCAAATTCACACTGATGCTCAAGCTTATGCAACTGAGAACAAATTACCAGATGTTATTGCCGCAATCGTTATCTCAATTGACCGTATCGTCAGCTTAGATGCTGGTCCTAATGCCGGAATTGAAATTATTAATGATCCAGTTAAATAA
- a CDS encoding NAD-dependent epimerase/dehydratase family protein: MQTILGSNGQIGHELAEELYQNYTKELRLVSRHPKQIHPSDQTVAANLLDYNETLTAIEGSEIVYFTAGLPMNSDIMEQQFLGMLDNVIKASKQAHSKLVFFDNTYMYPKTATPQTETSPIIHEGRKSTVRARMAERLVAEIELGELPVVICRAPEFYGPDNTKSITNSMIFNRIKAGKRAFVPINDQVVRTLIWTPDASRAMALIGNTDSAYGQTWHLPTPKGITYQEMINISERVLGKRIKYSVVIMWTFKLGSWFNPALKESLELLPRYQVDNVFLSDKFQEAFPDFQITSFEEGITQILTK, encoded by the coding sequence ATGCAAACAATTTTAGGTAGTAATGGCCAAATCGGTCACGAATTAGCTGAAGAATTATATCAAAACTATACGAAGGAACTCCGATTGGTTAGTCGACATCCCAAACAAATTCATCCCAGTGATCAGACTGTGGCTGCTAACTTGCTAGATTATAATGAAACATTAACCGCTATTGAAGGTAGTGAAATTGTCTACTTTACGGCTGGGTTACCTATGAACTCTGACATAATGGAGCAGCAATTTTTAGGGATGCTGGATAATGTGATTAAGGCTAGCAAACAAGCTCACAGTAAGTTAGTGTTTTTTGATAACACGTATATGTATCCTAAGACGGCGACACCTCAAACAGAAACTAGTCCAATTATTCATGAAGGCCGTAAATCAACTGTCCGAGCTAGAATGGCTGAAAGACTAGTTGCAGAAATTGAACTTGGCGAACTGCCAGTGGTAATCTGTCGTGCACCGGAATTCTATGGTCCAGATAATACCAAAAGTATTACTAACTCAATGATTTTCAATCGAATCAAAGCTGGGAAGCGAGCATTTGTACCTATCAATGATCAGGTGGTCCGGACATTGATCTGGACTCCAGATGCAAGTCGGGCCATGGCATTAATTGGTAATACTGATTCTGCATATGGTCAAACTTGGCATTTGCCAACACCTAAGGGAATTACTTATCAAGAAATGATCAACATCTCAGAACGAGTACTGGGGAAAAGGATTAAGTATTCTGTAGTTATAATGTGGACGTTTAAGTTAGGCAGTTGGTTCAATCCTGCGTTAAAAGAATCCTTAGAATTATTACCGCGATATCAGGTGGATAACGTTTTTCTATCTGATAAATTTCAGGAAGCATTTCCGGATTTTCAGATCACTTCCTTTGAAGAAGGTATCACCCAAATTTTGACTAAGTAA
- a CDS encoding DNA starvation/stationary phase protection protein yields the protein MTTITEKWQAEQAQSEIDHHTPTAGAMTGHILANLRKLSTKLIQFNLYIKGSNYQSDQQLISEFRTAIDNEFISIGNRLIEWNEKPASTTAEFEEYSMITEAGENKYLSADEMLSMIVADIQTSQMFIGRAIKLSNNEEKFSLASNITNLQSIMNSYNRKFQARLGNEPLEGYLDEDEDDKED from the coding sequence ATGACTACTATCACTGAAAAATGGCAAGCAGAACAGGCTCAATCAGAAATTGACCATCATACTCCTACTGCAGGAGCAATGACTGGCCACATTCTAGCAAATCTCCGAAAATTATCGACTAAACTAATTCAATTCAATTTGTACATCAAGGGTTCTAACTATCAAAGTGATCAACAATTAATTAGTGAGTTTCGGACGGCAATCGACAATGAATTTATCTCAATTGGGAATCGCTTAATTGAGTGGAACGAGAAACCGGCCTCAACCACCGCTGAATTCGAAGAGTATTCTATGATCACCGAAGCTGGAGAAAATAAATATCTTAGTGCAGATGAAATGCTATCAATGATTGTTGCTGATATTCAAACTAGTCAAATGTTTATTGGCCGTGCGATTAAGTTATCGAATAATGAAGAAAAATTCAGTCTTGCCAGCAATATCACTAACCTCCAATCAATAATGAATTCTTATAACAGAAAATTCCAAGCTCGCTTAGGTAATGAACCACTTGAAGGCTATTTAGATGAAGATGAAGACGACAAGGAGGATTAG
- a CDS encoding MFS transporter codes for MEQQPDQNHWKANLSYLIAAQNFFLFGSSAVFFAILWYIALKSSSGTWMMLTTLATTLPQILISLWAGTWSDRFKRRDLLVIASVFTSVFTIVIAIIYYFLDRNLWLLLAIAAIRSLGNGISTPVANSLLPELTPKNRLTQANGINQTANSILLLISPLVSGYILGNLGIIYVFVIDLITSLGGIGVLLMIKEPEVKKFSQNEVKGSLSQITKGLRYTFDNRSLSLLMLFTVVGFILIAPSSQLSTLFVKRTFGTNVWLLTFNELFWTIGAALGGIFISLHSKIDNKIKWITLGFIGSGFCFAAMGVVKPFWVYLVFMFGSGICMPIIQGTTNILIQETVPNEWMGRVFSILQIVSTGIYPIAMLFFGPLADVVAIKWILVVTGLLLVVSAIGFYGRFKTKKFYIN; via the coding sequence ATGGAACAACAACCGGATCAAAATCACTGGAAAGCCAACTTGAGCTACTTGATCGCAGCCCAAAACTTTTTCCTGTTTGGCTCTTCCGCTGTCTTTTTCGCAATTCTTTGGTACATTGCTCTCAAGTCATCTTCCGGCACTTGGATGATGTTAACCACCTTAGCAACTACTTTGCCACAAATTCTGATTTCACTGTGGGCCGGAACTTGGTCTGATAGATTTAAACGTCGAGATTTGCTAGTAATCGCCAGTGTCTTCACCTCGGTGTTCACGATCGTGATTGCAATTATTTATTATTTTTTGGATCGTAATCTCTGGTTACTACTTGCGATTGCCGCCATTCGATCATTAGGTAATGGAATCTCCACTCCCGTTGCAAACTCGTTACTTCCTGAATTAACGCCGAAAAATCGATTAACTCAGGCGAACGGAATCAATCAAACTGCTAATTCTATTTTGCTACTGATTTCACCACTTGTTAGTGGATATATTTTAGGAAACTTAGGAATTATCTATGTTTTCGTAATCGATTTAATTACTTCACTTGGTGGAATTGGTGTTTTGTTAATGATCAAAGAACCGGAAGTTAAGAAGTTTAGTCAAAATGAGGTTAAAGGTTCACTATCACAAATTACTAAAGGGCTCAGATATACTTTTGATAATCGTAGTCTAAGTTTACTAATGCTGTTTACCGTCGTCGGATTCATACTGATTGCCCCATCATCTCAACTATCAACTTTATTCGTTAAGAGAACCTTTGGCACGAACGTTTGGTTACTAACTTTTAACGAATTATTCTGGACGATTGGTGCTGCTCTAGGTGGTATCTTCATCTCCTTGCATTCAAAAATCGATAATAAAATCAAATGGATTACTTTAGGATTTATTGGCTCAGGATTCTGTTTCGCTGCTATGGGTGTTGTCAAACCATTCTGGGTATACCTAGTCTTTATGTTTGGTTCCGGTATTTGCATGCCAATCATTCAAGGTACTACTAACATCCTCATCCAAGAAACTGTCCCCAATGAATGGATGGGTCGAGTATTTTCAATTCTTCAAATCGTTTCAACTGGTATCTATCCAATTGCAATGCTATTCTTCGGACCATTAGCTGATGTGGTAGCTATTAAATGGATTTTAGTGGTCACTGGCTTATTGCTAGTCGTCTCTGCTATCGGTTTCTATGGCCGATTCAAAACCAAAAAGTTTTATATTAACTAA
- a CDS encoding nitroreductase family protein → MDVLQAIQTRHSTRAFEDRPVDKDTLTKIVADAQHTPSWGNSQPWNVYIATGKSLANIKDLFATGSEDGLAENADLSKVHMGDFSSFASQNMGHRVGTFRPVIESDPDTYWDSRSTLYAHQQLLIWYWMLILIIGQFMTWEHFRKP, encoded by the coding sequence ATGGACGTTTTACAAGCAATTCAGACTAGACACTCAACGAGAGCTTTTGAAGATCGTCCAGTTGATAAAGATACATTAACTAAAATTGTTGCTGATGCTCAACACACACCATCATGGGGTAACTCTCAGCCTTGGAATGTGTACATTGCAACGGGTAAAAGTTTAGCCAACATCAAAGACCTTTTTGCTACTGGTTCGGAAGATGGGCTTGCCGAAAATGCGGATTTATCTAAAGTTCACATGGGTGACTTTTCATCTTTTGCTAGTCAGAATATGGGTCATCGGGTCGGGACCTTTAGGCCTGTGATTGAATCTGATCCTGACACTTATTGGGATAGTAGGAGCACTTTGTACGCGCACCAGCAATTGCTTATTTGGTATTGGATGCTGATCCTAATAATTGGTCAATTTATGACTTGGGAGCATTTTCGGAAACCTTAA
- a CDS encoding SDR family oxidoreductase has translation MKIFVTGATGFIGSAVVDELLRRNHTVIGLARSDKSAQKLADKDIEIVRGSLTDTDILTEGAKNSDGVIHLGFNNNFDDMAGAVEQDVNAVNALGNGLIGTNKPFVNTSGTLMVAYQGRPATEDDAGNDKELRSRSEKTALGFATKGVRATAVRLAPTVHDATRQGLATVASQIAIKNGAAAYFNGGTNEWPAVHRLDAAVLFVDALEKGQAGSAYNAVAETGIPFKDIATTISTTLGLPLKSLTSDDAIEYAGPFLSNTLQSNNPTSSDKTQRELNWHPTQPGLLADLQSFLSDSKNVEYLKNN, from the coding sequence ATGAAAATTTTTGTTACCGGAGCAACCGGATTTATTGGCTCAGCTGTAGTTGATGAACTACTTCGTCGTAATCACACAGTTATCGGACTAGCTCGTTCTGATAAATCAGCTCAAAAATTAGCTGATAAGGACATTGAAATTGTTCGGGGAAGTCTAACAGATACTGACATCTTAACAGAAGGTGCTAAAAACAGTGATGGTGTTATTCATCTTGGTTTTAATAACAACTTTGATGACATGGCTGGAGCTGTTGAACAAGACGTTAATGCTGTTAACGCTCTTGGTAATGGACTTATTGGAACCAATAAACCGTTCGTTAATACTTCAGGTACTTTGATGGTGGCTTACCAAGGCCGTCCCGCAACTGAAGACGACGCCGGTAACGACAAAGAGCTAAGAAGCCGCTCAGAAAAGACCGCATTAGGATTTGCTACTAAAGGAGTGCGCGCAACAGCCGTTCGTTTAGCACCCACTGTTCACGATGCGACCCGGCAAGGATTAGCAACGGTCGCTTCTCAAATTGCTATAAAAAACGGTGCCGCGGCATACTTTAACGGCGGAACTAATGAATGGCCCGCAGTTCACAGATTGGACGCTGCAGTTCTTTTTGTCGACGCCCTCGAAAAAGGCCAGGCCGGTTCAGCTTACAATGCTGTTGCCGAAACAGGTATTCCATTCAAAGATATTGCAACTACGATAAGTACAACACTCGGATTGCCTTTAAAATCGTTAACCAGTGATGATGCCATTGAATACGCTGGACCATTTCTTAGCAATACATTGCAGAGCAATAACCCCACTAGCAGTGATAAAACGCAACGAGAACTTAACTGGCACCCAACTCAACCAGGATTGCTTGCGGATTTGCAGTCTTTCTTATCAGATTCGAAGAACGTTGAATATTTGAAAAATAACTAA
- a CDS encoding multidrug effflux MFS transporter has product MNNVRKQTPAIMLIIALVGFPQISESIFTPALPNISKLMLVSAKTSQLTMSSYFIGFAFGVLFWGRLSDYLGRRPAMILGIATYLIGNIGLLMSGNFNLFMTFRIVQAFGAASGSVITQTIMRESFSGIESEKIFAKVSAAMALSPALGPLLGGGILTYSKSYHSIFNLLIGMALILIIMVSIKLPETRVIRTNVKVVSWQSTAWQMVKSPKVWFFCLLISGINGILFSYYAEVPFIFEKHFGLTAFQYGWLGLIIGAASIVGAILTNHFASHTSPEKIVDLGLTISLAGTLIIFVTTNNLILFLVSVFITFIGINIVLPIALSRALIGFEDVIGTASGLLSFIYYLVISAFTYLMSYMHDGTAFSLPRYLLIIITLMISGRIIVIVINRRK; this is encoded by the coding sequence GTGAATAACGTCCGTAAACAAACGCCAGCGATTATGTTAATTATTGCATTAGTTGGCTTTCCACAAATCAGTGAATCCATATTCACTCCTGCATTACCTAATATTAGTAAGCTTATGCTGGTCAGTGCCAAAACCAGTCAATTAACGATGAGTAGCTATTTCATCGGATTTGCCTTTGGGGTTCTTTTTTGGGGCAGATTATCAGATTACCTTGGGCGCCGTCCTGCCATGATTCTAGGAATTGCTACGTATCTAATTGGCAATATCGGTCTATTAATGTCTGGTAATTTTAATTTATTTATGACATTCCGAATAGTTCAAGCTTTTGGAGCAGCATCAGGATCAGTCATTACTCAAACTATCATGCGCGAATCATTCAGCGGCATTGAAAGCGAAAAAATCTTTGCTAAAGTTAGTGCTGCCATGGCACTCTCGCCAGCACTAGGGCCTCTACTCGGCGGTGGTATACTAACATACTCTAAAAGTTATCACAGTATCTTCAATTTATTAATCGGTATGGCACTCATCCTGATCATCATGGTGTCTATAAAGCTACCAGAAACTCGGGTTATTAGAACTAATGTCAAAGTAGTTTCATGGCAATCTACTGCGTGGCAAATGGTAAAAAGCCCCAAAGTCTGGTTCTTTTGTCTGTTGATAAGTGGCATCAATGGGATTTTATTTAGCTATTATGCTGAAGTCCCATTTATTTTTGAAAAACACTTTGGATTAACCGCCTTTCAATATGGTTGGCTGGGATTAATAATCGGCGCCGCTAGTATTGTTGGCGCAATACTTACTAATCATTTTGCCAGCCATACATCACCAGAGAAAATTGTCGACCTGGGTTTAACTATTTCATTAGCTGGGACACTCATCATTTTTGTTACCACTAATAACCTAATCTTATTTTTAGTATCCGTATTTATAACTTTCATTGGTATTAACATTGTTCTGCCAATTGCATTAAGTCGCGCTTTAATCGGATTTGAAGATGTTATTGGTACTGCCAGTGGCTTACTGAGCTTCATCTATTATCTAGTCATTAGTGCCTTTACGTACTTAATGAGTTATATGCATGACGGAACTGCATTTTCACTCCCTAGATATTTATTGATAATAATTACGTTGATGATTTCTGGACGAATAATTGTCATTGTTATCAATCGCAGGAAGTAA